Proteins encoded by one window of Salmonirosea aquatica:
- a CDS encoding nucleoside hydrolase, producing MFHKLFLSALILLASVCNAQVRVILDADLDSDVDDVQALAMLHAYRQAGLVDLLGVVVTSDDSYSFACADAINTFYGQPGIPIGFLKNQDSLRSFSKYTRQVAEEFPHAITKVEQTTESAVLYRQLLASSPDNSVVVITIGHLTSLQNLLQSSADTLSELTGQELVKKKVKRWLCMGGQYPAGKEANFYRPDPQSTVYCLDAWEQEVVFCGWEVGKEILTGGTFLRDQLPEHHPVYRAYQLYNNFAGRPAWDQVAVLLLDEKADQYFELESEGYVAVAPDGSNVWKTGEKKAGKKHAYVKIKQGTPPGTIARYIDSLVVPPKKE from the coding sequence ATGTTTCACAAACTGTTTTTGAGTGCACTGATTTTACTGGCTAGCGTGTGTAACGCGCAGGTACGGGTCATTCTGGATGCTGATCTTGATTCTGATGTGGACGACGTGCAGGCCTTGGCGATGCTGCACGCCTACCGGCAGGCCGGGCTCGTCGACCTACTTGGCGTAGTGGTAACGAGCGACGATTCCTACTCGTTTGCCTGCGCGGATGCCATCAACACGTTCTACGGACAGCCGGGAATACCGATTGGCTTCCTGAAAAATCAGGATTCTTTGCGCAGTTTTTCAAAATATACCCGACAGGTTGCCGAAGAATTCCCACACGCGATTACGAAAGTGGAACAGACTACTGAATCGGCAGTTTTGTACCGTCAGCTCCTGGCGTCCAGTCCTGACAACTCGGTAGTAGTGATTACAATCGGTCATCTGACGAGTCTGCAAAATCTTTTGCAATCATCGGCTGACACGCTTTCGGAGCTGACAGGGCAGGAATTGGTGAAGAAAAAAGTGAAACGGTGGCTCTGCATGGGTGGGCAATATCCGGCGGGGAAGGAAGCCAATTTCTATCGTCCCGATCCGCAATCGACCGTATATTGTCTGGATGCGTGGGAGCAGGAAGTGGTGTTTTGTGGATGGGAAGTCGGCAAGGAAATCCTGACCGGGGGTACCTTCCTGCGTGATCAACTACCGGAGCACCATCCGGTGTACCGCGCCTACCAGCTTTACAATAATTTTGCCGGTCGCCCTGCCTGGGATCAGGTAGCCGTGCTACTGCTGGATGAAAAAGCGGATCAATATTTTGAATTAGAAAGCGAGGGTTACGTTGCGGTAGCCCCCGACGGCAGCAATGTGTGGAAAACTGGCGAGAAAAAAGCGGGAAAGAAACACGCCTACGTCAAAATCAAACAAGGTACCCCTCCCGGCACGATTGCCCGGTACATCGACTCATTAGTAGTACCCCCCAAAAAAGAATAA
- a CDS encoding M56 family metallopeptidase, protein MSPIFDYLLKLSISLAVVGLFYQLVLRRHTFYTENRWYLLKYSALSFFIPFIDLNRALPQTDLDKVPLVQHLPTIQSLSTPGPVPAFETPGAIVAESELAWGDWVLLLLLAGVVFMFLRLLLHGVAYLRIKRRARLVSEESVKIYHVERNIVPFSFGNAIFINPTLHQESELQEIMLHELVHVRQRHTFDILFGEVLCVLNWYNPFAWLIRHAIRQNLEFIADRAVLENGVDARAYQFLLLKVSGVPEFRLANQFNFSSLKQRIIMMNRRETAKVYMVRFFFALPMMLVLLAMFRTDIEALAQKESPQGTLQTVEANYAYLAGILIDGATGQPLANVPLEEKEHAPFVMNAEKQPEPKVLGTIYTDADGFYFWKVDIREQEQEDISYSLQPKDKKYKELWWGSNVFASHNPLISAEFKVAILTENLMDRLRQDYYLVFPPNYPVGTPVDYEPSTVKQLLLANLPKFTAEHTLKIDFKKAYWKPRDIITKFREGYFNKERELIGYEGMTEFYLDGKQATYEEVNREFKQRPIALGFGQNSNPLTSAKVPKKIYYQTFVNFKDTPPAELVNENTVEWVAVTNFDIDTLQNEPYMLDGFRQVLGTSSNLVPLKEEIVRVAILKNKLARYYAPKLDKLWWIETRPPAEVQGRPDFAQR, encoded by the coding sequence ATGTCGCCCATTTTCGACTATCTCCTCAAACTATCCATTAGCCTGGCGGTGGTCGGGCTTTTTTACCAGCTGGTGTTGCGCCGTCATACTTTTTACACCGAAAACCGCTGGTACCTGCTGAAATACTCTGCCCTTTCGTTCTTCATTCCTTTCATCGACCTGAACCGGGCACTTCCACAGACCGATCTGGACAAGGTACCTCTGGTGCAACACCTACCCACGATCCAAAGTCTGAGTACTCCCGGGCCGGTACCAGCTTTTGAAACACCGGGGGCGATTGTGGCTGAGTCAGAGCTTGCCTGGGGCGACTGGGTTTTGCTCTTGCTTCTTGCGGGTGTGGTTTTCATGTTTTTGCGGTTGCTGCTGCATGGGGTAGCCTACCTGCGAATCAAGCGGCGGGCGCGTTTGGTGTCGGAGGAAAGTGTGAAAATCTACCACGTCGAGCGGAATATCGTGCCTTTTTCGTTTGGCAATGCCATTTTCATCAATCCTACCTTACATCAGGAAAGTGAGTTGCAGGAAATCATGCTGCACGAACTGGTGCATGTGCGGCAGCGGCACACGTTCGACATTCTTTTCGGGGAGGTACTTTGTGTCCTGAACTGGTATAATCCCTTCGCGTGGCTGATTCGTCACGCCATCCGCCAGAATCTGGAATTCATTGCCGATCGCGCGGTGCTCGAAAACGGCGTGGATGCGCGGGCGTACCAGTTCTTGCTTTTAAAGGTGTCAGGGGTACCTGAATTTCGCCTGGCCAACCAGTTCAATTTCTCGTCGTTGAAGCAACGGATCATCATGATGAACCGTAGGGAAACTGCCAAAGTATATATGGTTCGCTTCTTCTTTGCATTACCTATGATGCTGGTATTGCTGGCGATGTTCAGGACCGATATCGAAGCTTTGGCCCAAAAGGAATCGCCTCAAGGTACCTTACAAACAGTTGAAGCGAATTACGCATACCTGGCCGGAATCCTTATCGATGGCGCCACGGGTCAGCCTCTGGCCAATGTTCCACTTGAAGAGAAGGAACATGCGCCTTTTGTGATGAATGCAGAAAAGCAACCGGAACCAAAAGTACTGGGGACAATCTATACCGATGCCGATGGTTTTTATTTCTGGAAAGTAGACATACGTGAGCAGGAGCAGGAGGATATTTCATATAGCCTTCAACCGAAGGATAAGAAATATAAAGAACTTTGGTGGGGCAGTAACGTCTTTGCCAGCCATAATCCATTAATAAGTGCAGAGTTCAAGGTAGCTATCCTGACTGAAAATTTGATGGATCGGCTTCGGCAGGATTATTATCTGGTATTTCCACCGAACTATCCGGTAGGTACCCCAGTCGACTACGAACCGAGTACGGTTAAACAACTCCTGCTGGCGAACTTGCCTAAATTCACCGCCGAACATACCCTGAAAATAGATTTTAAAAAGGCTTACTGGAAGCCGCGTGATATCATCACCAAATTCAGGGAGGGGTACTTTAACAAAGAACGGGAGTTGATTGGGTACGAGGGAATGACCGAATTCTACCTTGACGGCAAACAAGCTACGTATGAAGAAGTAAACCGGGAATTCAAGCAAAGACCAATCGCCCTTGGCTTTGGGCAAAATAGCAATCCTCTTACAAGTGCAAAAGTTCCGAAGAAGATTTACTACCAAACTTTTGTCAATTTTAAAGATACACCACCCGCTGAACTGGTCAATGAGAATACTGTGGAATGGGTCGCAGTTACGAATTTTGACATAGATACTTTACAAAACGAACCCTACATGCTGGATGGGTTTCGGCAGGTGCTGGGTACCAGCAGCAACCTGGTGCCGCTGAAAGAGGAAATTGTGCGGGTAGCAATTTTGAAAAACAAACTCGCCCGCTATTACGCCCCCAAACTCGATAAACTGTGGTGGATCGAAACGCGTCCGCCCGCCGAGGTGCAGGGTAGGCCGGATTTCGCCCAGCGGTGA
- a CDS encoding BlaI/MecI/CopY family transcriptional regulator, translating into MEKLTQQEEDAMRAVWRTGEGNIKAFMEYLDEPIPPYTTLASTIKNLEKKGYVVSRMVGNTLLYAPEISEEAYKHKFLGGVVKDYFENSYKELVNFFVEKNKISTEELKEIIDLIEGKKS; encoded by the coding sequence ATGGAAAAATTAACTCAGCAGGAAGAAGATGCCATGCGCGCCGTCTGGCGCACGGGCGAGGGAAACATCAAGGCATTTATGGAGTACCTGGACGAACCGATTCCACCTTACACCACCCTGGCTTCGACGATCAAGAATCTTGAAAAGAAAGGGTACGTAGTCAGCCGGATGGTCGGGAATACGCTGCTTTACGCGCCGGAAATCTCCGAAGAAGCCTACAAACACAAATTTCTGGGTGGGGTGGTGAAAGATTACTTTGAAAACTCCTACAAAGAGTTGGTCAATTTCTTTGTGGAGAAAAACAAAATATCCACCGAAGAATTGAAAGAAATCATCGATTTGATTGAAGGAAAAAAGAGCTGA
- a CDS encoding DUF885 family protein encodes MDGQRVAGTLNELATQVEAAATSVKKLESLDKSDADFGEEAIRGIKTRLKGTYDFYAGYDPLFSWWVPAPYARLDSLLGALGKSIKAKGKLVTTQKEDKSGIRGVPIGRQELIRQLKTEMIPYTPDELIRLANQEFAWCDAELLKASQEMGFGNEWKKAQEKVKNSYVPAGSQPELIMKLYNDAKAFIIKNNLYQYPEIADETWGMQMMTPERQLVNPFFLGGRDIIISYPTHTMEHEDKLMSMRGNNPYFSRPTVQHELVPGHHLQYYMSSRYKSYRNEFRTPFWTEGWALYWELLLYDKGFAKTPEERIGMLFWRMHRCARIIFSLNYHLGKWTPQECIDFLVDRVGHERANAEGEVRRSFEGGYSPLYQVAYLIGGLQIFSLKKELVDSGKMTFQQFHEAVMRENNMPIEMVRATLTNQPLTPDYQTQWKFYEFEK; translated from the coding sequence ATGGACGGGCAACGGGTGGCGGGTACCTTGAATGAATTAGCTACTCAGGTGGAAGCCGCGGCCACTTCGGTCAAAAAACTTGAATCACTGGACAAGTCCGACGCGGATTTTGGAGAGGAGGCCATCCGCGGAATCAAGACTCGCCTGAAAGGTACCTACGACTTCTATGCGGGCTACGACCCGCTGTTCAGCTGGTGGGTACCTGCGCCCTACGCCCGGCTGGACAGTTTGCTGGGGGCATTAGGCAAAAGCATCAAGGCCAAAGGGAAACTAGTGACCACCCAAAAGGAAGACAAAAGTGGAATCAGGGGGGTACCCATCGGACGGCAGGAACTGATCCGGCAGTTGAAAACGGAAATGATTCCCTACACGCCCGACGAACTGATTCGCCTAGCCAACCAGGAATTTGCCTGGTGTGATGCCGAATTGCTGAAAGCCTCGCAGGAAATGGGCTTCGGGAATGAATGGAAAAAAGCCCAGGAAAAAGTCAAGAACAGCTATGTCCCTGCGGGCAGTCAGCCGGAGTTGATCATGAAGCTGTATAACGACGCCAAAGCGTTTATCATTAAAAATAACCTGTATCAGTACCCCGAAATCGCCGATGAAACCTGGGGAATGCAAATGATGACTCCCGAGCGGCAGCTGGTGAATCCTTTTTTCCTCGGTGGCCGGGATATCATCATATCCTACCCGACCCATACGATGGAGCACGAAGACAAGCTCATGAGCATGCGCGGGAACAACCCCTACTTTTCGCGGCCTACGGTGCAGCACGAGCTGGTACCTGGTCACCACCTGCAGTACTACATGAGCAGCCGCTATAAATCCTACCGCAACGAATTCCGTACTCCTTTCTGGACGGAGGGATGGGCGCTGTACTGGGAGCTACTGCTGTATGACAAAGGTTTTGCCAAAACCCCCGAAGAACGCATCGGGATGTTGTTCTGGCGCATGCACCGCTGCGCGCGCATTATTTTCTCGCTCAACTACCACCTGGGCAAGTGGACACCCCAGGAGTGCATTGACTTTCTGGTGGATCGTGTCGGGCACGAACGGGCCAACGCTGAAGGCGAGGTGCGGCGTTCGTTCGAGGGCGGGTACAGTCCCTTGTATCAGGTGGCTTACCTGATTGGCGGGTTGCAGATTTTTAGTCTCAAAAAGGAACTGGTGGATAGTGGTAAAATGACTTTCCAGCAGTTTCATGAAGCGGTCATGCGCGAGAATAATATGCCCATCGAAATGGTACGGGCTACCCTCACCAATCAGCCTTTGACTCCTGATTACCAGACCCAGTGGAAGTTTTATGAGTTCGAGAAATGA
- a CDS encoding BNR repeat-containing protein: MQLPTFISRSKIFALLFLSGIHGTGLAQKTAGKLPYETIPVAQVWSGHSVGFDLLTSQKFQYVAYYDADRNMVIAQRPLDSKTWKKTVLPTQVGWDSHNYIEVALDAAGYLHVSGNMHNVPLIYFRSEKPEDISRFEKLAMTGKNEEHVTYPIFFEDKAGDLYFQYRDGGSGNGITYWNKYDTANKTWRSLFDTPLFDGEKEASAYMSNPRLGPDGYFYIIWMWRMTPIANTNHNLACIRSRDLINWENMRGDKVPLPIQWRDSKPTADPVGPWNGLINMSYTLSWDQEKAPCISYHKYDSQGISQAFVARWEKDKAEKGTWQIHQISQWPDFTWALNLGGSLKRSISLGAVTPTDDGNLSLHFTHEKHGSGTWILDPKTLKPIRTLPANAGSKEPGPPALALNEGMEAHTKTDNTGRYVMRWQTLPVNQDRPPQISPPAPTELVVYEVIEK; the protein is encoded by the coding sequence ATGCAGCTACCTACATTCATCTCTCGCAGTAAAATTTTTGCCCTGCTGTTCCTGAGCGGAATACACGGCACCGGTTTGGCGCAGAAAACCGCTGGAAAGTTACCCTATGAAACCATTCCGGTCGCGCAGGTGTGGTCGGGGCACTCGGTGGGGTTCGATCTGCTCACCTCCCAAAAATTTCAGTACGTAGCCTATTACGATGCCGATCGGAACATGGTGATTGCCCAGCGTCCGCTGGATTCGAAGACCTGGAAAAAGACGGTACTACCTACCCAGGTAGGCTGGGATAGCCACAACTACATCGAGGTAGCACTTGACGCGGCAGGGTACTTGCACGTATCGGGCAACATGCACAATGTGCCATTGATTTATTTTCGGTCGGAAAAGCCGGAAGATATTTCCCGGTTTGAAAAACTAGCCATGACCGGGAAAAACGAAGAGCACGTCACGTACCCCATTTTTTTCGAGGATAAAGCCGGAGATCTGTATTTTCAATACCGAGATGGTGGCAGCGGCAACGGCATTACCTATTGGAACAAATACGATACCGCCAACAAGACTTGGCGTAGCCTGTTCGACACCCCGCTCTTCGACGGCGAAAAGGAAGCAAGTGCATACATGTCGAATCCGCGGCTGGGGCCCGATGGCTATTTTTATATCATTTGGATGTGGCGCATGACGCCCATTGCCAACACCAACCACAACCTGGCCTGCATCCGTAGTCGGGATCTGATCAACTGGGAAAATATGCGGGGTGATAAGGTACCCCTGCCCATTCAGTGGCGCGACAGCAAGCCCACGGCCGACCCTGTGGGGCCGTGGAATGGCCTGATCAATATGTCGTACACATTGAGCTGGGACCAGGAAAAAGCCCCCTGCATCAGCTACCACAAATACGACTCTCAGGGGATCAGTCAGGCTTTTGTAGCTCGATGGGAGAAAGATAAAGCAGAGAAAGGTACCTGGCAAATCCATCAGATCAGTCAGTGGCCCGACTTCACTTGGGCGCTGAATCTGGGAGGTTCCCTCAAGCGGTCAATTTCTCTGGGGGCCGTGACGCCCACGGACGATGGGAATCTCTCGTTGCATTTCACGCACGAGAAGCATGGCTCCGGTACCTGGATTCTGGACCCGAAAACCCTGAAACCGATCCGTACCCTTCCCGCCAATGCAGGATCAAAAGAACCCGGTCCTCCCGCACTTGCGCTGAACGAAGGCATGGAGGCTCACACCAAAACCGATAACACCGGCCGCTACGTGATGCGTTGGCAGACCCTGCCCGTCAACCAGGATCGTCCGCCCCAGATTTCTCCCCCGGCACCCACCGAACTGGTGGTTTATGAGGTAATTGAGAAATAA
- a CDS encoding acyltransferase family protein — MPTTQQNRLLELDSLRGLAALGVVVFHFTINENADKLGWEFRYGVTGVDIFFIISGFVIFLTIQKVKKWQDFAVSRLARLYPTFWTCVLITAACVYWYEPEYVSWKLLLANLTMFPVYFGIENLDGVYWTLLVEMIFYLWILAIFLIRGLDKIVTISAVCTAVILLFHMGRNFYPDFYGYITWKVQLLNHFPLFFSGILFYKLKFKGFAWRYVGLIFLCMLAAFYLHDKGGRSMYHVTWLEHNLIIVFYHLVFFLFVVGRLTFLIAPPLLFLGKISYSLYLLHQYIGTRLIHSLNTGLNMNIYLAILVAIGFCIALSYGVTYYVEVPAIRAIKGWYKARHGRKLEEQDTAGAALP; from the coding sequence GTGCCCACGACTCAACAAAACCGATTACTTGAACTGGACTCGCTGCGAGGGCTTGCCGCATTGGGGGTGGTGGTCTTCCATTTTACGATCAACGAAAATGCCGACAAGCTGGGCTGGGAGTTTCGGTATGGAGTGACGGGGGTCGATATTTTCTTCATCATCAGCGGGTTTGTCATTTTTCTGACCATTCAGAAAGTCAAGAAATGGCAGGATTTTGCGGTTTCACGCCTGGCCCGTTTGTACCCTACCTTCTGGACGTGCGTGCTTATCACCGCCGCCTGCGTGTATTGGTACGAGCCTGAATATGTAAGCTGGAAACTGCTTTTGGCTAACCTGACCATGTTTCCGGTGTATTTCGGCATCGAAAATCTGGATGGGGTATACTGGACTTTGCTGGTTGAAATGATCTTTTATCTCTGGATTTTGGCCATATTCCTGATCAGGGGCTTGGATAAAATTGTAACGATCAGTGCGGTGTGTACGGCGGTTATACTTCTCTTTCACATGGGAAGGAATTTCTATCCCGATTTTTACGGGTACATCACCTGGAAAGTACAGCTGCTCAATCATTTCCCCTTATTCTTTTCGGGCATTCTTTTTTATAAGCTCAAATTCAAGGGCTTCGCCTGGCGCTATGTGGGGTTGATATTCCTGTGCATGCTGGCGGCCTTCTACCTGCACGACAAAGGCGGTCGGTCGATGTACCATGTTACCTGGCTCGAGCACAATCTGATTATCGTTTTTTACCACCTGGTGTTTTTTTTATTCGTGGTGGGCCGCCTGACTTTTCTGATTGCTCCTCCCTTGTTGTTTTTAGGGAAAATATCGTACAGCCTGTACCTGCTGCACCAATACATCGGCACCCGATTGATTCATAGCCTGAATACCGGGCTGAACATGAACATTTACCTGGCCATCCTGGTGGCGATTGGCTTTTGCATCGCTCTGTCGTATGGGGTTACCTACTACGTCGAGGTACCCGCGATCCGGGCCATAAAAGGCTGGTACAAAGCCCGGCACGGACGTAAGCTGGAAGAACAGGACACGGCCGGCGCGGCACTGCCCTGA
- a CDS encoding c-type cytochrome domain-containing protein, which yields MKIRIVAENILLGLTITIAFLLLFESKLVVPVWLQSFGRMHPLLLHFPIVLLLLAMLMEFFRFKPENLENTFYHTFSQNLLLSGALLAAVTVLMGLFLSREEGYAGDTLFWHKWTGAGIFFLATLLYFVRNARWYKAPVAWAGGGTLLIALVLAGHYGASLTHGDNFLFEPWEGTFEKAEVPLEQAVVFTDVIQPIFEQKCVSCHNADKLKGQLMLTNAESVRKGGKTGKLFVPGNPEISLLLQRVHLPQDAKKHMPPSGKTQLSPEEISLLTLWVRDHPSFDQKVTDLPLTDSLRILSAARLKSSPAEKEQFDFSAADEETVKKLNTDYRTVAPLARESPGLAVTIYNKNAYTSAQLEELKEVIKQIVSLNLNKMPVQDADLKTVGTFENLRKLDLNFTNITAQGLKELASLKYLKTLTLSGTPLNVRDLRTQLSAFKALETVTVWETGLTPAEIAQLQKAFPRLTIIGGFVDDGKNPLKLNPPQVANSTTVFAGSVPLQLRHPIKGVEIRFTTDGTEPDSINSPVFNAKTVLTESATIKAQAFKKGWFGSEVATFDFFKNTYQPDSVELLFPLNRVHLAEGAKTFFNQKLGVIGANNPAWANYWAGVRNNDLGMMAEFKQPTAISSVGLHYMVEEDTGIFPPQEVEVWGGPDRNSMKLLTRIKAPMPAQGDTPTLKSIAGTFDQVSVRYLKIVAKPVTKIPDWHRSKGNKALLLVDEMFIN from the coding sequence ATGAAAATCAGAATTGTTGCCGAGAATATTCTACTGGGTCTGACCATTACCATAGCTTTTCTCTTACTTTTTGAAAGCAAACTGGTCGTTCCAGTGTGGCTACAAAGCTTTGGGCGCATGCACCCGTTGCTGTTGCATTTTCCCATTGTCTTGCTTCTGCTGGCAATGCTGATGGAGTTTTTTCGCTTCAAACCCGAAAACTTGGAGAATACCTTTTACCATACTTTCTCCCAAAATCTACTTTTATCCGGAGCCCTGCTGGCGGCCGTAACGGTGCTGATGGGCCTATTCCTTTCGCGGGAAGAAGGCTACGCGGGAGACACACTTTTCTGGCACAAATGGACCGGGGCGGGCATTTTTTTCCTGGCTACCCTCCTGTATTTTGTCCGAAACGCCCGCTGGTACAAGGCTCCGGTAGCCTGGGCGGGCGGGGGCACCCTGCTCATTGCCCTGGTTTTGGCCGGGCATTACGGCGCATCGCTTACCCACGGGGATAATTTCCTGTTCGAACCCTGGGAAGGTACCTTCGAAAAAGCGGAGGTACCCCTCGAGCAGGCGGTTGTTTTTACCGATGTGATCCAGCCGATTTTTGAACAGAAATGCGTAAGTTGCCACAATGCCGATAAGCTGAAAGGCCAGCTGATGCTCACAAATGCGGAGTCGGTGCGGAAAGGCGGCAAAACGGGTAAACTTTTCGTACCTGGCAATCCGGAAATTAGCCTGCTGCTCCAAAGGGTACATTTACCACAGGATGCCAAGAAACACATGCCGCCTTCCGGCAAAACCCAGCTGAGTCCGGAAGAAATCAGCCTGCTGACGCTTTGGGTAAGAGACCACCCGAGTTTCGATCAAAAAGTAACGGACCTGCCCCTCACCGATTCGCTGCGGATTTTGTCAGCCGCCCGGTTGAAATCTTCCCCAGCCGAAAAGGAACAATTTGATTTCTCAGCCGCCGACGAGGAAACGGTCAAAAAACTCAATACCGACTATCGGACCGTGGCTCCTCTGGCGCGCGAATCGCCCGGGCTGGCGGTGACAATTTATAACAAGAACGCCTATACTTCCGCCCAATTGGAGGAATTGAAAGAAGTCATAAAACAGATCGTATCGCTCAATTTGAACAAAATGCCCGTTCAGGATGCGGATCTGAAGACAGTAGGTACCTTTGAAAATCTCCGAAAACTGGATCTAAACTTCACCAACATTACCGCGCAAGGGCTGAAAGAACTGGCTTCGTTGAAGTACCTGAAAACGCTGACACTTTCGGGTACCCCACTTAATGTCCGGGATCTCCGCACTCAGCTATCCGCATTCAAAGCGTTGGAAACCGTAACGGTTTGGGAAACAGGTCTAACACCCGCAGAAATCGCCCAATTGCAAAAAGCATTTCCTCGGCTTACCATCATTGGTGGTTTTGTGGACGATGGCAAAAATCCGTTAAAACTCAATCCGCCCCAGGTAGCTAATTCCACGACTGTTTTTGCCGGTTCGGTACCCTTGCAACTCAGACATCCGATCAAAGGCGTGGAAATCCGCTTCACTACCGACGGTACCGAGCCCGATAGCATCAATTCTCCGGTGTTCAATGCTAAAACGGTGCTAACCGAAAGCGCCACAATCAAAGCGCAGGCCTTCAAAAAGGGCTGGTTTGGAAGTGAGGTTGCTACTTTTGATTTTTTTAAGAATACTTATCAGCCCGACAGCGTCGAACTGTTGTTTCCGCTCAATCGGGTACATCTGGCCGAAGGCGCTAAAACCTTCTTTAACCAAAAGCTCGGGGTCATTGGAGCCAATAATCCTGCCTGGGCCAATTACTGGGCGGGCGTCCGGAACAATGACCTGGGGATGATGGCTGAATTCAAACAGCCCACCGCAATCAGTTCCGTGGGCCTGCACTACATGGTGGAAGAAGATACTGGTATTTTTCCGCCGCAGGAAGTGGAGGTATGGGGTGGCCCGGATCGCAATTCGATGAAGCTATTGACCAGAATAAAAGCCCCCATGCCCGCCCAAGGGGATACCCCCACGCTGAAATCAATAGCCGGAACCTTTGATCAGGTATCGGTAAGGTACCTCAAGATTGTCGCTAAACCCGTAACCAAGATCCCGGACTGGCACCGGAGCAAGGGAAATAAAGCCCTGCTGCTGGTGGACGAAATGTTTATCAATTGA
- a CDS encoding DUF1501 domain-containing protein yields MEKEQIEHGFTFNRRRFLSSMSLGIGGVALGSLLMPDLFREGGAEENGLAPGIPHFAPKAKRVIYLFQNGAPSQQELFDYKPKLRDLLGQEIPPSVRGDQRLTGMTANQASFPLVGSFVDFQQYGQSRAWVSNLMPYTAKIVDELCFVKSMYTEAINHDPALTFLQTGSQQGNRPSMGAWLSYGLGNENQNLPAFTVLLSRGVGNGQGVYSKLWSNGFLDSVHQGVQFSKGEDPVLYLRDPEGLDRKDRREMLDNLSQLNELSYQEFGDPEIAAKVKQYEMAYRMQTAVPEVMDLSKESDDIVKLYGPDCLVPGTYAANCLLARKLSENGVRFVQLYHQGWDQHGNLPYEITKQAKDVDQASAALVMDLKQRGMLDETLVIWGGEFGRTSYTQGKLTADNYGRDHHPRCFTIWMAGGGIKPGLVYGETDELGYNIASNPVHVHDFQATVLNQLGLDHEKLIFRHLGRRYRLTDVSGKVVRDILS; encoded by the coding sequence GTGGAAAAGGAACAGATAGAACACGGATTCACCTTCAACCGGCGGCGGTTTTTGTCGTCCATGAGCCTGGGGATTGGCGGCGTGGCGCTAGGTTCTCTGCTCATGCCCGACCTTTTTCGCGAGGGCGGCGCAGAAGAAAACGGACTGGCGCCCGGCATTCCGCATTTTGCGCCTAAAGCTAAGCGGGTCATCTACCTGTTCCAGAACGGCGCGCCTTCCCAGCAGGAATTGTTCGACTATAAACCCAAACTTCGGGACTTGCTGGGGCAGGAAATTCCGCCCTCGGTGCGGGGCGATCAGCGCCTCACGGGCATGACCGCCAATCAGGCTTCGTTTCCGTTGGTGGGCTCCTTTGTGGATTTTCAGCAGTATGGCCAGTCGCGGGCGTGGGTGAGTAATTTAATGCCCTACACCGCCAAAATCGTGGATGAACTTTGTTTCGTCAAATCCATGTACACCGAGGCCATCAACCACGATCCGGCCCTGACATTTTTGCAAACGGGTTCGCAGCAGGGCAATCGTCCTAGTATGGGCGCGTGGCTGAGCTACGGTTTGGGCAACGAGAATCAGAATCTGCCTGCCTTTACGGTTCTGTTGTCGCGCGGGGTAGGTAATGGGCAGGGTGTATACTCCAAGCTCTGGTCCAATGGTTTCCTGGACTCCGTGCATCAGGGTGTGCAATTTAGCAAGGGCGAAGATCCCGTGCTGTACCTGCGCGACCCGGAGGGACTGGATCGGAAAGACCGCCGGGAAATGTTAGACAATCTTTCACAACTCAACGAACTGTCGTACCAGGAATTTGGTGACCCCGAAATTGCGGCCAAAGTAAAGCAGTACGAAATGGCGTACCGCATGCAAACCGCTGTGCCGGAGGTGATGGATTTATCCAAAGAATCAGATGATATCGTCAAACTCTACGGCCCCGATTGCCTGGTGCCGGGTACCTATGCCGCCAACTGCTTACTGGCCCGCAAACTGTCCGAAAACGGCGTCCGATTTGTACAATTGTACCATCAGGGTTGGGATCAGCACGGCAACCTACCCTACGAAATCACCAAACAGGCCAAAGATGTGGACCAGGCCTCGGCCGCACTGGTGATGGATTTGAAGCAACGGGGGATGTTGGACGAAACTCTCGTGATCTGGGGTGGCGAATTTGGCCGTACGAGCTACACGCAGGGTAAGCTCACCGCCGACAACTACGGCCGCGACCACCACCCACGCTGCTTCACGATCTGGATGGCGGGTGGCGGTATCAAACCGGGCTTGGTGTACGGCGAAACCGACGAGCTAGGTTATAATATTGCCAGCAATCCCGTCCATGTACATGATTTTCAGGCTACTGTACTCAACCAGTTGGGGCTGGATCACGAAAAATTGATCTTCAGACACCTGGGCCGTCGCTACCGCCTAACGGATGTCTCGGGCAAAGTAGTGCGGGACATTTTGAGCTAA